In Flavivirga abyssicola, the following are encoded in one genomic region:
- a CDS encoding SusC/RagA family TonB-linked outer membrane protein, whose product MRLNKRQKRVKSLAKLWLFTFIFSVSFCVNAQSQTRTINGTVTNAEDGLPIPGVAVIVKGSSTGAVSDFDGNFSINAKIGDILSFSYLGMKDKDVEVVGNQMNVSMSSSLEDLDEVIVIGYGQVKKKEVTGAVSSVKAEDIEQIVTSDLGTALQGQLAGVNVISSSGQPGAQAEILIRGITTISGSNSPLYVVDGLIQERDPGISPNEIESIDVLKDAASTAIYGTRGAAGVILITTKQGKAGSLSVRANATYGIKRLNGETTRLMNANQQTYFELSGARTSQTNVRPDDEIDIIGLSPNKLQNDTDLFDYIVLDDQPAQNYSVNISGGTDDITYSVTTGLFSNKGTLVNSSFDRFNIRANTTYKHKKLEVRANVSVISEEREFTPGVLVGQIIRYQPNRQDLLGVGPDEDIITPLGDDSNRVNWVLESFENERHREDVRTQTNLSLNYDLIKGLRLTTRFGFSTTNQFEHRFNPFRQFFSPDGRDLSPASSSSVRNDALKRKNYSLDLYATYNLNIDKTHDFTFTGGMTFEDYHTERFSASRANVLNNSIRVLNGTSENPNVGSGPDFRHRIQGVIGRVQYGYKGKYLLSSSVRRDASSRFGIENRSNLFPSIALAWNISDEPFWKSINNTISSAKFRATYGEVGNESFSDYAYDATITPNIDYVFGTNNINTGSSDELVNGAIQTGFANSNVKWETSIQTNLGIDLGFFKNKLTLTAEYYDKTNRDMLFPIVTPSSAGGSGRATRTLNIGNMTNKGIEVSAGYRGKIGGLRFRMNGIFSTNKNKITKIEGDSGFILTNDNGLVSQDGGFSTITALAEGYEAGAFFLYTTNGVINTQEELDAYNALGEQAKLGDLIYEDNNNDGRISEADRVYKGSGLPEYEIGYNLNIDYKGFDLSMNWYAALGHEIMNGSKASAFAFGRHEDLVYQWSEVNSNSNIPTFRGISKNHPNYRGYTDLWLEKGDYLRLRQVTLGYSLSKKLTERIGLTRLRLYVSAQNPLTFTEYTGYDPEVGGGIGARGLDKGNYPITSQYLLGLNLNF is encoded by the coding sequence ATGAGATTAAACAAAAGACAAAAGAGGGTAAAGTCTTTAGCTAAATTGTGGCTATTTACTTTTATTTTCTCCGTAAGTTTTTGTGTCAATGCACAATCACAAACAAGAACAATTAATGGTACTGTAACCAATGCAGAGGATGGGTTGCCTATTCCAGGTGTAGCGGTTATAGTAAAAGGTTCTAGTACAGGAGCCGTATCAGATTTTGATGGTAATTTTTCCATTAACGCCAAGATAGGCGATATTTTGAGTTTCAGCTATTTAGGCATGAAAGATAAGGATGTAGAGGTAGTTGGCAATCAAATGAATGTTTCAATGTCTTCTTCTTTGGAAGATTTAGATGAAGTTATTGTAATTGGTTACGGGCAAGTAAAGAAGAAAGAAGTTACAGGCGCAGTATCGAGTGTTAAGGCAGAGGATATTGAGCAAATTGTGACTTCAGATTTAGGTACAGCATTGCAAGGGCAATTGGCTGGGGTAAATGTGATTTCTAGCTCAGGGCAACCGGGAGCTCAAGCTGAAATTCTAATTAGAGGTATCACTACAATTTCTGGGAGTAATTCCCCGCTTTATGTTGTTGATGGATTAATACAAGAAAGAGATCCTGGAATTAGTCCTAATGAAATTGAGTCTATAGATGTTTTAAAAGATGCTGCATCCACAGCAATTTATGGTACACGTGGTGCTGCTGGAGTTATTTTAATAACAACTAAGCAAGGTAAAGCAGGTTCCTTATCAGTTAGAGCTAATGCTACTTACGGTATTAAAAGACTTAACGGTGAAACGACACGTTTAATGAATGCAAATCAACAAACTTATTTTGAGCTATCAGGCGCTAGGACTAGTCAAACCAATGTTCGTCCTGATGATGAAATTGATATTATTGGTTTATCACCAAATAAGCTTCAGAATGATACCGATTTGTTTGATTACATAGTTCTTGATGATCAACCAGCACAAAATTACTCTGTGAATATTTCTGGAGGAACAGATGATATAACTTATAGTGTTACAACAGGTTTATTTAGTAATAAAGGAACTTTAGTCAATTCTAGTTTTGACAGGTTTAATATTAGAGCTAACACCACTTATAAACACAAAAAACTTGAAGTAAGAGCTAATGTTTCTGTTATTTCAGAAGAAAGAGAATTTACTCCGGGTGTACTAGTGGGACAAATTATTAGATATCAACCCAATAGACAAGATTTATTAGGAGTTGGTCCAGATGAAGACATTATCACGCCACTTGGTGATGATTCAAACAGGGTAAATTGGGTGTTAGAAAGTTTTGAAAACGAAAGACACCGAGAAGATGTTAGAACACAGACAAATTTAAGTTTGAATTATGATCTAATAAAAGGTCTACGGTTAACTACTAGGTTTGGATTTTCTACTACCAATCAATTTGAACACCGATTTAATCCGTTTCGTCAATTCTTTAGTCCAGATGGAAGGGATTTGAGTCCAGCATCAAGTAGTAGTGTGAGAAATGATGCGCTAAAGCGAAAAAATTATAGTTTAGATCTTTATGCTACATACAATTTGAACATTGATAAAACTCACGATTTTACATTTACAGGTGGTATGACCTTTGAAGATTATCATACCGAAAGATTTTCTGCATCCAGAGCAAATGTTTTAAATAACTCAATAAGGGTGCTTAATGGTACCAGCGAAAATCCTAATGTAGGATCAGGTCCTGATTTCCGCCATAGAATACAAGGGGTTATTGGACGTGTGCAGTATGGATATAAGGGGAAATATTTACTAAGTTCTAGTGTTAGAAGGGATGCTTCGTCTAGATTCGGTATAGAAAATAGATCAAACCTATTTCCTTCAATCGCTTTAGCTTGGAATATTTCTGATGAACCATTTTGGAAATCAATAAATAATACGATAAGTAGTGCGAAGTTTAGAGCAACTTATGGAGAAGTTGGAAATGAAAGCTTTAGCGATTATGCTTATGATGCTACAATTACACCAAATATAGACTATGTTTTTGGAACAAATAATATAAACACCGGAAGCTCAGATGAGTTGGTTAATGGTGCTATTCAAACAGGTTTTGCAAATAGTAATGTAAAATGGGAAACATCAATTCAAACAAATCTAGGTATAGATTTAGGCTTTTTCAAAAATAAACTGACCCTTACTGCAGAATATTATGATAAAACCAATAGAGACATGTTATTCCCAATAGTAACTCCAAGTTCAGCTGGAGGAAGTGGTAGAGCTACAAGAACTTTGAATATTGGTAATATGACTAATAAAGGTATAGAAGTTAGTGCTGGATATAGAGGGAAAATAGGTGGTTTAAGGTTTAGAATGAATGGTATATTTTCAACCAATAAAAACAAAATCACTAAGATAGAAGGCGATAGCGGGTTTATACTTACTAACGATAATGGGCTAGTAAGTCAAGATGGTGGTTTTTCAACCATTACAGCCTTAGCAGAAGGTTATGAGGCTGGAGCTTTCTTTTTATATACTACTAATGGCGTGATAAATACGCAAGAAGAACTAGATGCTTATAACGCTTTAGGAGAACAAGCAAAATTGGGGGATTTAATATACGAGGATAACAATAACGACGGTAGAATAAGTGAGGCCGATAGGGTATATAAAGGAAGTGGTTTACCTGAATATGAAATAGGGTATAACTTGAATATTGACTATAAAGGATTTGATTTGTCTATGAACTGGTATGCGGCATTAGGACATGAAATTATGAACGGATCTAAAGCTTCTGCATTTGCATTTGGTAGACATGAAGATTTAGTTTACCAATGGTCTGAAGTCAATTCAAATTCAAATATACCAACATTTAGAGGTATTTCTAAAAACCACCCTAATTACAGAGGTTATACAGACTTGTGGTTAGAAAAAGGGGATTATTTACGTTTAAGACAAGTAACTTTGGGGTATAGTCTTTCAAAAAAACTTACTGAGCGTATAGGCTTAACTAGATTGAGGCTTTACGTTTCAGCACAAAACCCATTAACATTTACCGAATATACTGGTTATGACCCAGAAGTAGGAGGTGGTATTGGCGCTAGAGGTTTAGACAAAGGAAATTATCCTATCACTTCACAGTATTTACTAGGTTTAAATTTAAATTTTTAA
- a CDS encoding glycoside hydrolase family 2 protein, whose product MRQPVLVQLIFMILFLGSNEAHCQKSFSTAGFFEVENSNRKVFNFNPGWRFYKGDVEAAGTKDFDDSNWIGVNLPHGLEILPENASGGRNYQGKAWYRKEFAVAEEDLKGKVFLYFEAVMGEARVWINGKQVAEHYGGYLPFAIDATDFLNEDEKNIVAVMADNSDSKLYPPGKNQSGLDFSYFGGIYRDVFLIKTNNIHVTLPELSNTVAGGGVFVGTLDVDENIAKLEVRTEVVNETNRLQLITVKSSLEDANKKVLKTVEQHIKLQPNRSKQLKKRFTVNDVRLWYPDNPYLHYLRTDILVNGKVVDQMRTRIGIRLYEMKGPEGLFVNKKYIGKKLIGVNRHQDYVYVGNALPNSSHYRDVKLLREGGSGIIRVGHYPQDDAFYDACDELGMITTSANPGWHFFNFKEKIFEDRLYEDSRNLVRKDRNRPSILLWETALNETPSQPGHVMNNMHKVAHSEYPFPGMFTVTDYEEAKKGGLDVYYHGHDKKVNSFNREFGDGYEVDDWYSQNSVVRVKREWGEKAMIDQSLRQAKELSARFKTDKIRIGGAMWAGIDHQRGYHPDPFWGGHLNVARLPRYTYYLYQSQYDPNYKLEGISTGPMLYIVNELTQLSSKDIIIYSNCDEIQLTWMGKDYGTMKPSKDSIYSGLPHPPFVFKDVFNLKQLKHRTKEERSLPAKMIAKGFVNNKEVIEEVKVYAQRSEKLKLSIDDEGLDLIADGSDFVPIRATIVDQRGIKKVLAEEYVYFEVEGPAQVIGGIKNFGNPAKSSFGIATALIRASTQPGTIKVKAYVNGLESDEITFESKPIRIPLYYDENYMKYSKMVNKDMVMIQERKDYSDDLPTDVKALQREVRALRLELVGENQAFMELRSNPKKEED is encoded by the coding sequence ATGAGGCAACCTGTATTAGTTCAATTAATTTTTATGATACTGTTCTTAGGTTCAAATGAAGCTCACTGTCAGAAATCATTTTCTACAGCTGGCTTTTTTGAAGTGGAGAATAGTAATAGAAAGGTTTTTAACTTTAATCCAGGTTGGCGTTTTTATAAAGGAGATGTAGAAGCTGCTGGAACTAAAGATTTTGACGATTCAAATTGGATAGGAGTAAATCTGCCACATGGATTAGAGATATTGCCTGAAAATGCTAGTGGCGGTAGAAATTATCAAGGAAAAGCTTGGTACAGGAAAGAATTTGCTGTAGCAGAAGAAGACTTAAAAGGTAAAGTATTCTTGTACTTTGAAGCTGTCATGGGAGAAGCAAGAGTGTGGATTAATGGCAAGCAGGTAGCTGAACATTATGGAGGTTACCTGCCTTTTGCAATTGATGCTACAGATTTTTTAAATGAAGACGAGAAGAATATTGTTGCTGTAATGGCGGATAACAGTGATAGTAAATTGTATCCCCCAGGTAAAAATCAATCAGGGTTAGACTTTAGCTATTTTGGTGGTATTTACAGAGATGTTTTTTTAATAAAAACAAATAATATACATGTAACATTGCCAGAGTTAAGTAATACAGTTGCTGGAGGTGGTGTTTTTGTGGGGACTTTGGATGTAGATGAAAATATAGCAAAATTAGAAGTAAGAACAGAAGTAGTTAACGAAACGAATAGATTGCAACTTATTACTGTAAAATCTAGCTTAGAAGATGCGAATAAGAAGGTTCTTAAAACAGTAGAACAGCACATTAAATTACAGCCCAATAGAAGTAAGCAATTAAAAAAGCGATTTACAGTAAATGATGTACGTTTATGGTACCCTGATAATCCTTACTTACATTATCTAAGAACAGATATCTTGGTAAATGGAAAAGTCGTTGACCAAATGCGAACCAGGATAGGTATTCGTTTGTATGAAATGAAAGGACCAGAAGGCTTATTTGTTAATAAGAAATATATTGGGAAAAAATTAATTGGAGTTAACCGTCACCAAGATTATGTATATGTTGGGAATGCCTTACCAAATTCGTCGCATTATAGGGATGTTAAACTGCTCAGGGAAGGTGGCAGTGGCATTATAAGAGTAGGCCATTATCCTCAAGACGATGCATTTTATGATGCTTGTGATGAACTAGGTATGATCACCACCAGTGCTAATCCTGGATGGCATTTTTTTAATTTCAAAGAAAAAATATTTGAAGACCGACTATATGAAGACTCCCGTAATTTAGTAAGAAAAGATAGAAACAGACCATCAATCTTGCTTTGGGAAACAGCGCTAAATGAAACACCCTCACAGCCTGGGCATGTTATGAATAATATGCATAAAGTGGCGCATTCCGAATATCCATTCCCTGGCATGTTTACGGTTACAGATTACGAAGAAGCTAAAAAAGGTGGGTTAGATGTATACTATCATGGTCATGATAAAAAAGTAAACTCTTTTAACCGCGAGTTTGGAGATGGTTATGAAGTGGATGATTGGTACTCCCAAAACTCAGTAGTAAGGGTGAAGAGAGAGTGGGGAGAAAAAGCCATGATAGATCAATCATTGCGGCAAGCTAAAGAACTGTCAGCAAGATTTAAGACTGATAAGATACGTATTGGAGGAGCTATGTGGGCTGGTATAGATCATCAAAGAGGGTATCATCCAGACCCTTTTTGGGGAGGACATTTAAACGTTGCCAGGTTGCCGCGTTATACCTATTATTTGTATCAAAGCCAGTATGATCCAAACTATAAACTTGAAGGAATTAGCACAGGTCCAATGCTTTATATCGTTAATGAATTAACCCAGTTATCTTCTAAGGACATCATTATTTACAGTAATTGTGATGAAATACAGTTAACATGGATGGGTAAGGATTATGGTACTATGAAACCTTCTAAAGATTCTATATATAGTGGTTTACCTCACCCACCCTTTGTTTTTAAAGATGTTTTTAATTTGAAACAGCTAAAACATAGAACTAAAGAAGAAAGAAGTTTACCTGCAAAAATGATAGCTAAAGGTTTTGTTAATAACAAAGAGGTCATAGAAGAAGTAAAGGTATATGCCCAACGTTCAGAAAAACTAAAATTAAGTATAGATGACGAAGGCTTAGATTTAATAGCAGATGGTTCTGATTTTGTGCCTATCAGAGCAACTATAGTTGATCAGAGAGGTATAAAGAAAGTATTGGCCGAAGAGTATGTTTACTTTGAGGTTGAGGGACCCGCTCAGGTTATTGGGGGAATTAAAAACTTTGGTAACCCAGCTAAATCATCTTTTGGAATTGCTACGGCATTAATTAGAGCATCAACTCAACCAGGAACTATAAAAGTAAAAGCCTATGTGAATGGCTTAGAATCGGACGAAATAACTTTTGAATCAAAACCAATAAGAATACCGCTGTATTATGATGAGAATTATATGAAGTATTCTAAAATGGTTAATAAGGATATGGTAATGATTCAGGAGCGAAAAGACTATAGTGATGATTTACCTACAGACGTGAAGGCGTTACAAAGAGAAGTAAGAGCATTAAGATTAGAGTTGGTTGGAGAAAACCAGGCTTTTATGGAATTAAGAAGTAACCCTAAAAAGGAAGAGGATTAG
- a CDS encoding RagB/SusD family nutrient uptake outer membrane protein, protein MKNSHIKQLLLVFIMCLVACDDDSLTETNPNQLSVSVFWQNLKDTETGLAATYNSMLHEDVLSILDESLRSDEGWPGFGRPVTNRDGLKILYEKTYTNSSGLVQNKWDACYTVAFRANQVIEALERLESTLGEEALEEWTRQMGQARFFRGLMHFYLHTAYNNGSIIIRDRVPVEDEDFNLPLSPAEEVVAFFRSDLEYAYENLPARYQNPNQNLGRVTKGAAATILGTSYLYKEDYTTAMVYFNDVINNVTADYGYELVEDTSLLFTTAGEFNAESIFELNYTRDYRTDIGVWQDNVLTNQLALKTTNNEGPNLPAWLINAYKTDQMDPSDERNFYEDPDSPSGLTLRPVSLRTSSMIAIVDDTHSPYYGDLTGNKVILGNNGWGFGRYKKYTNHDIGTGEGGDPRGSRASGKNIVVNRLADVYLMQAECLIKTGDVAGALEHINAVRHRWALRLLGPINPKWAGSLFDLESYDEDSLMERLMFIEKPLEMSMEGHQIRWNDLRRWGIIGDNFNKLSNETYYAKSATVERVDGTTRNRQNSSISPDPAGANLNIRLNTIDYEYDEAANNYNPTIHDYLPIPLNEVMRNPNIN, encoded by the coding sequence ATGAAAAATTCACATATTAAACAATTATTATTAGTTTTCATTATGTGCTTAGTAGCATGTGATGACGATAGCTTGACTGAGACAAATCCAAATCAACTTTCAGTAAGCGTATTTTGGCAGAATTTAAAAGATACAGAAACGGGCTTAGCAGCAACATACAACAGTATGTTACACGAAGACGTACTATCTATTCTTGATGAATCTTTAAGGTCTGATGAAGGATGGCCAGGTTTTGGAAGACCAGTAACAAATAGAGATGGTCTTAAAATATTATACGAGAAAACCTATACTAACAGTAGTGGTTTAGTTCAAAATAAATGGGATGCATGTTATACGGTTGCTTTTAGAGCAAATCAAGTTATTGAAGCCCTTGAACGTTTAGAATCTACATTAGGAGAAGAAGCCCTTGAAGAGTGGACAAGACAGATGGGACAAGCTAGATTTTTTAGAGGTCTAATGCATTTTTATTTGCACACAGCTTATAACAACGGGAGTATTATTATAAGAGATCGTGTTCCTGTTGAGGATGAGGATTTTAATCTTCCATTGTCTCCAGCAGAAGAAGTTGTTGCATTCTTTAGATCAGATTTAGAATATGCTTATGAAAACTTACCAGCTAGATATCAAAACCCTAATCAGAATTTAGGACGTGTTACAAAAGGAGCAGCGGCCACTATTCTAGGTACTAGTTACCTTTATAAGGAAGATTATACAACAGCAATGGTTTACTTCAATGATGTTATAAATAACGTAACAGCAGATTACGGTTATGAATTAGTTGAAGATACCAGTCTATTATTTACAACAGCAGGAGAGTTTAATGCTGAATCTATATTTGAACTAAATTATACTAGAGATTACAGAACAGATATAGGTGTATGGCAGGATAATGTATTAACAAATCAATTAGCGCTTAAAACGACTAATAATGAAGGACCTAACTTACCTGCATGGTTAATCAATGCTTATAAAACAGACCAAATGGATCCTTCAGATGAAAGAAATTTTTATGAAGATCCAGATTCTCCATCTGGTTTAACGCTTCGTCCTGTATCATTAAGGACATCATCTATGATTGCTATTGTTGATGATACACATTCTCCTTATTATGGAGATTTAACTGGGAATAAAGTCATTTTAGGAAATAATGGCTGGGGTTTTGGTAGATATAAAAAATACACAAATCATGATATAGGCACTGGCGAAGGAGGAGATCCTAGAGGGTCAAGAGCTTCAGGGAAAAATATAGTAGTAAATAGATTGGCAGATGTTTACCTAATGCAAGCAGAGTGTTTAATAAAAACAGGAGATGTTGCTGGAGCGTTAGAGCATATAAATGCAGTAAGACACAGATGGGCACTTCGTTTGTTAGGACCTATAAATCCTAAATGGGCTGGATCACTTTTTGATTTAGAAAGCTATGATGAAGACAGTCTTATGGAGCGTTTAATGTTTATAGAGAAACCTTTAGAGATGTCGATGGAAGGACATCAAATACGTTGGAATGATCTAAGAAGATGGGGTATAATAGGAGATAACTTTAATAAATTATCAAATGAAACCTATTACGCTAAGTCGGCAACCGTTGAAAGAGTGGATGGTACTACTAGAAACAGACAAAACTCATCGATAAGTCCAGATCCGGCAGGTGCTAACTTAAATATTCGTTTGAATACTATAGATTATGAGTATGATGAAGCCGCTAATAATTACAATCCAACTATTCACGATTATCTGCCCATACCACTAAATGAAGTTATGAGAAATCCAAACATTAATTAG